A stretch of the Gemmatirosa kalamazoonensis genome encodes the following:
- a CDS encoding PadR family transcriptional regulator produces MDLVRGTLDLLLLKTLSWGPMHGLAVVRWIEQTTRDQLQIEEGALYPALHRMEQKGWLAAEWGYTEQGRKAKFYRLTAAGRRHLAAEQTRWSRYTSLVELVLTAQGAGGGS; encoded by the coding sequence ATGGATCTCGTCCGCGGCACCCTCGACCTGCTGCTCCTGAAGACCCTCTCGTGGGGCCCCATGCATGGCCTCGCGGTCGTGCGCTGGATCGAGCAGACCACGCGCGACCAGCTCCAGATCGAGGAGGGCGCGCTCTACCCCGCGCTGCACCGCATGGAGCAGAAGGGATGGCTCGCCGCGGAGTGGGGCTACACCGAGCAGGGACGCAAGGCGAAGTTCTACCGCCTCACCGCCGCCGGCCGCCGGCATCTCGCCGCCGAGCAGACCCGGTGGTCGCGCTACACGAGCCTCGTCGAGCTCGTGCTCACCGCGCAGGGAGCCGGGGGCGGCTCGTGA
- a CDS encoding HEAT repeat domain-containing protein yields the protein MIRSLGLLAAAAAIALTPHPPVVAAPLDVRALLEAARGAPPMICALAGRALAGYGWGNNGPDAPVTPAAGALPSPEWSDLSQLSQADVDQALDGLRATDPCVREIAARLLGHQRRDAVATQLVARLGTNDAGERAAVAFVLGLVRPPAAVDPLVRTLRDAEWQPRANAAWALGRIRDGRALAPVLALLRDAQPVVREAAVVAVGRFDSSSTVATLMRVLRQDEAASVRRVAAWALAQIGSRDATPALTEALARDADARVREMAAWALGTRDARGASAALLAALRDSDASVRETAAWALGNARDGAAAAALGEAAGGDRDEDVRGAAAWALGNLGERTAPAGLVRALRDASADVRTKAAWSLGNIGDEAARPALRDALGRETANDARRAIVRALLRSGERSAESMEDLLKSSDPEVRAAAVRGLVGRDAYGPWPWPWPRPRPFP from the coding sequence ATGATCCGCTCGCTCGGTCTCCTCGCGGCGGCGGCCGCGATCGCGTTGACGCCGCACCCGCCCGTCGTCGCCGCGCCGCTCGACGTGCGGGCGCTGCTCGAGGCGGCCCGCGGTGCGCCGCCGATGATCTGCGCGCTCGCCGGACGCGCGCTCGCCGGCTATGGGTGGGGGAACAACGGCCCCGACGCGCCGGTGACGCCCGCCGCCGGCGCGCTCCCGTCGCCGGAGTGGAGCGACCTGTCGCAGCTCTCGCAGGCGGACGTCGACCAGGCGCTCGACGGCCTCCGGGCCACCGACCCCTGCGTCCGCGAGATCGCTGCTCGGCTACTCGGCCATCAACGGCGCGATGCTGTCGCGACGCAACTCGTCGCACGACTCGGGACCAACGATGCCGGGGAGCGCGCCGCGGTCGCGTTCGTCCTCGGGCTCGTGCGGCCGCCGGCCGCGGTCGACCCACTCGTGCGCACGTTGCGCGACGCCGAGTGGCAGCCGCGCGCGAACGCGGCGTGGGCGCTCGGGCGCATCCGCGACGGGCGCGCGCTCGCGCCGGTGCTGGCGCTGCTGCGCGACGCCCAGCCGGTCGTGCGCGAGGCGGCGGTCGTCGCCGTCGGTCGGTTCGACTCGAGCAGCACCGTGGCCACGCTCATGCGCGTGCTGCGGCAGGACGAGGCGGCGAGCGTGCGGCGCGTCGCCGCGTGGGCGCTCGCGCAGATCGGGTCCCGCGACGCGACGCCCGCGCTCACCGAGGCGCTCGCGCGCGACGCGGACGCGCGCGTGCGCGAGATGGCCGCGTGGGCGCTCGGCACGCGCGACGCGCGCGGTGCTTCGGCCGCGCTTCTCGCCGCGCTCCGCGACAGCGACGCGTCGGTGCGCGAGACCGCGGCGTGGGCGCTCGGCAACGCGCGCGACGGGGCGGCGGCGGCGGCGCTCGGCGAGGCCGCGGGCGGCGACCGCGACGAGGACGTGCGCGGCGCGGCGGCGTGGGCGTTAGGCAACCTCGGCGAGCGTACCGCGCCCGCGGGGCTCGTGCGCGCGCTGCGCGACGCGAGCGCGGACGTGCGCACGAAGGCCGCGTGGTCGCTCGGCAACATCGGCGACGAGGCGGCGCGCCCCGCGCTGCGCGACGCGCTCGGCCGCGAGACGGCGAACGACGCGCGGCGCGCCATCGTGCGCGCGCTGCTCCGGTCCGGCGAACGGTCCGCGGAGTCGATGGAGGATCTCCTGAAGTCGAGCGACCCGGAGGTGCGCGCCGCCGCAGTGCGCGGGCTCGTCGGCCGCGACGCGTACGGCCCGTGGCCGTGGCCCTGGCCGCGCCCGCGCCCCTTCCCGTGA
- a CDS encoding nucleoside hydrolase gives MRPIVRHLARAALAAALVPPAARAQPAPSPQRVIFDTDMGNDVDDALALAVLHALESRGECRLLAVTVTKDEPYAAPYVDIVNTFYGRPDIPVGVVRGGVTPSADFQTTVAGMRDASGRAVYAHDLVDGRQAPEATAVLRRVLAEQPDGSVVIVQTGFSTNLARLLDAPGGPELVARKVRVLQVMAGYFGAPDRAPSPGFVEFNVGQDVASARALFARWPTPIEVSGFEVGAAILYPAASIERDYGYVAHHPVRDGYVAYRGARFPYDRPTWDVTSALMAVRPDHGYFGRSAQGRVTVDERGRVSFRQEPGGPHRFLTVSPEQAIRAREAMVLLASQPPDRR, from the coding sequence ATGCGACCGATCGTTAGGCACCTCGCGAGGGCGGCCCTCGCCGCGGCGCTCGTCCCGCCGGCCGCGCGGGCCCAGCCGGCGCCTTCGCCGCAGCGCGTGATCTTCGACACCGACATGGGGAACGACGTCGACGACGCGCTCGCGCTCGCCGTGCTGCACGCGCTCGAGAGCCGCGGGGAGTGCCGGCTGCTCGCCGTGACGGTGACGAAGGACGAGCCGTACGCCGCGCCGTACGTCGACATCGTGAACACGTTCTACGGGCGCCCCGACATCCCCGTCGGCGTCGTGCGCGGCGGCGTGACGCCGAGCGCCGACTTTCAGACGACGGTCGCCGGGATGCGCGACGCGAGCGGCCGCGCGGTCTACGCGCACGACCTCGTCGACGGCCGGCAGGCGCCCGAGGCGACCGCGGTCCTGCGGCGCGTGCTCGCCGAGCAGCCCGATGGCTCCGTCGTCATCGTGCAGACCGGGTTCTCGACGAACCTCGCGCGGCTGCTCGACGCGCCGGGCGGGCCCGAGCTCGTCGCGCGCAAGGTGCGCGTGCTGCAGGTGATGGCCGGCTACTTCGGCGCGCCGGACCGCGCGCCGTCGCCGGGCTTCGTCGAGTTCAACGTCGGCCAGGACGTCGCCTCGGCGCGCGCGCTGTTCGCACGCTGGCCGACGCCGATCGAGGTGAGCGGCTTCGAGGTCGGTGCCGCGATCCTGTATCCCGCAGCCAGCATCGAGCGCGACTACGGCTACGTCGCGCACCACCCCGTTCGCGACGGCTACGTCGCGTATCGCGGCGCGCGGTTCCCGTACGACCGGCCGACGTGGGACGTCACCTCCGCGCTCATGGCGGTGCGCCCCGACCACGGCTACTTCGGGCGCTCGGCGCAGGGGCGCGTGACGGTGGACGAGCGGGGCCGCGTGAGCTTTCGCCAGGAGCCCGGCGGCCCGCATCGCTTCCTCACGGTGAGTCCCGAGCAGGCCATACGCGCGCGCGAGGCGATGGTGCTGCTGGCGAGTCAGCCCCCCGATCGCCGTTAG
- a CDS encoding Ig-like domain-containing protein: MRSFPRTRRLSSCSLLATVALSACGGGGGIVSTPPPPTTTLSVAPTSLSCTVGQTVALGATLSPSSATATFTFTPSNTSVSVTATGPSANVACNTAGTSSIQVTAGGQTVTVPVTIAPQPVTVLLNFSPTELSLLVGATQRITTTVTTTPPGGNTAVKFTSSAPQIATVDTLGNVTGVSAGTARINVASVLLPTVNVDVPVTVVAAGSLSLSTHAVTLTPGTAQQILATLLSTTSGPLGGATVTFVSRNPAVAAVTPASGTTGAAGTVQATITGGNTPGTAYVVATAGGKADSVLVTLATSAAPVVTTLAATNVAATSAVVQGNVAQDGKPYTMWFEWGTSPTLATSSSSNPSNGPPAACPGTAVCTWSLTLSSLTSGTTYFYRAVANNAVGTTRGAIMSFTTLGAAATAPTLSNLTVTLTTLNDATCTNTGSSFAYSFSYSDPNGDVSTSAPALTIAFAFAPSGTTGSFAAHPTVTGNGTSGTMSGSLCTVFGTNTSATQSFTLSDAAGNASNTLSFTVQKPAGANVVAGVRAQSSAGPQPSPRSRQ, from the coding sequence ATGCGGTCCTTCCCTCGCACTCGTCGTCTCTCGTCGTGCTCCCTGCTGGCGACCGTGGCGCTCTCGGCGTGCGGCGGCGGGGGCGGCATCGTGTCGACGCCGCCCCCGCCGACGACCACGCTCAGCGTCGCGCCGACGTCCCTGTCGTGCACCGTCGGGCAGACGGTGGCGCTCGGGGCCACGCTCTCGCCGTCGTCGGCGACGGCCACGTTCACGTTCACGCCGTCGAACACGAGCGTCAGCGTGACCGCGACCGGCCCGTCGGCGAACGTCGCGTGCAACACGGCCGGCACCTCGTCGATCCAGGTGACCGCGGGCGGCCAGACGGTGACGGTGCCGGTGACCATCGCTCCGCAACCGGTCACGGTCCTCCTCAACTTCTCGCCCACCGAGCTGTCGCTGCTCGTCGGCGCCACGCAGCGCATCACGACGACGGTGACGACGACCCCGCCCGGGGGGAACACGGCGGTGAAGTTCACGTCGAGCGCGCCGCAGATCGCGACCGTGGACACGCTCGGCAACGTCACCGGCGTCTCCGCCGGCACCGCTCGCATCAACGTCGCGTCGGTGCTGCTGCCGACGGTCAACGTCGACGTGCCGGTCACGGTGGTGGCCGCGGGGTCGCTCTCGCTGTCGACACACGCGGTGACGCTCACGCCGGGCACGGCGCAGCAGATCCTCGCCACGCTGCTCTCGACCACGAGCGGCCCGCTCGGCGGCGCCACCGTGACGTTCGTCTCGCGCAACCCGGCGGTCGCCGCGGTGACGCCGGCGAGCGGCACCACCGGGGCGGCGGGGACCGTGCAGGCGACGATCACCGGCGGCAACACGCCGGGCACGGCCTACGTCGTCGCGACGGCGGGCGGGAAGGCCGACAGCGTGCTCGTCACGCTCGCGACGAGCGCTGCGCCCGTCGTGACGACCCTGGCGGCGACGAACGTCGCGGCGACGAGCGCGGTCGTGCAGGGCAACGTGGCCCAGGACGGCAAGCCGTACACGATGTGGTTCGAGTGGGGCACGAGCCCGACGCTCGCGACGTCCAGCTCGAGCAATCCGTCGAACGGGCCGCCGGCGGCGTGTCCGGGCACGGCGGTGTGCACGTGGTCGCTCACTCTGAGCAGCCTGACGAGCGGCACGACGTACTTCTACCGCGCCGTCGCGAACAACGCCGTCGGCACGACGCGCGGCGCGATCATGAGCTTCACGACGCTGGGCGCGGCGGCGACGGCGCCCACGCTCTCCAACCTGACGGTCACGCTGACGACGCTGAACGACGCGACGTGCACCAACACCGGCAGCTCGTTCGCGTACTCGTTCTCGTACTCGGATCCGAACGGCGACGTCTCGACGAGCGCGCCCGCGCTCACGATCGCCTTCGCGTTCGCGCCGAGCGGCACGACCGGGTCGTTCGCGGCCCATCCCACCGTGACGGGCAACGGCACCAGCGGCACGATGTCGGGCAGCCTCTGCACCGTGTTCGGGACCAACACCTCGGCCACCCAGAGCTTCACGCTGTCCGACGCGGCCGGCAACGCGAGCAACACGCTGTCGTTCACGGTGCAGAAGCCGGCGGGCGCGAACGTCGTCGCGGGCGTCAGGGCGCAGAGCAGCGCGGGCCCGCAGCCGTCGCCGCGGAGCCGGCAGTGA
- a CDS encoding L-lactate permease, translating into MPWTQSYDPLGSPLLSTLAAALPLVALLGLLAMHRVRAHVAALVGLAAALAVAVLVVGMPPALAARSALLGAAYGLFPIGWIVLNVMFLYQLADGRGSFGVLRQLVTGVTDDRRLQLLVIAFAFGAFFEGAAGFGTPVAVTAALLIGLGFAPLEASALSLIANTAPVAFGALGTPIVALQGVTGIDARVLSAMVGRQLPLFSVIVPVWLVWAYAGRRGVLPVWPAVLVAGVAFAVPQFLVSNFHGPWLVDVVAAVCSMVATIVFLRFWRPGFDEGRQWRSHAPQEAAPSRGDVVRALLPWAVLTVLVFAWGTPQVKDALNALSAPKLAVPGLDKMVLRGPPVVAAPSAEAAVFTLNWLSATGTAILVAGIVSGIALGYSLGEMVRAYWRTIVLVRHSLLTIAAMLALGYTSRYAGLDAILGLAFARTGVLYPFFGAMLGWLGVALTGSDTSSNVLFGNLQTITARQLNVSPVLMAAANSSGGVMGKMIDAQSIVVASTATRWYGHEGKILRYVFFHSIALAALVGILVTLQAYVPPFTALVVR; encoded by the coding sequence ATGCCCTGGACCCAGAGCTACGACCCGCTCGGCAGCCCCCTGCTCTCCACGCTCGCCGCGGCGCTGCCGCTCGTCGCGCTGCTCGGGCTCCTCGCGATGCACCGCGTGCGCGCCCACGTCGCCGCGCTCGTCGGACTCGCCGCGGCGCTCGCCGTCGCGGTGCTCGTCGTCGGCATGCCGCCGGCGCTCGCCGCGCGCTCGGCGCTGCTCGGCGCCGCCTACGGGCTGTTCCCGATCGGGTGGATCGTGCTGAACGTGATGTTCCTCTACCAGCTCGCCGACGGACGCGGGAGCTTCGGCGTGCTGCGGCAGCTCGTCACCGGCGTCACCGACGACCGGCGGCTGCAACTGCTCGTCATCGCGTTCGCGTTCGGCGCGTTCTTCGAGGGCGCCGCGGGATTCGGCACGCCGGTCGCCGTGACGGCCGCGCTGCTCATCGGCCTCGGCTTCGCGCCGCTCGAGGCATCGGCGCTGTCGCTCATCGCGAACACGGCGCCGGTCGCGTTCGGCGCGTTGGGCACGCCGATCGTCGCGCTGCAGGGCGTCACGGGCATCGACGCGCGCGTGCTGAGCGCGATGGTCGGCCGCCAGCTCCCGCTGTTCTCGGTGATCGTGCCGGTGTGGCTCGTGTGGGCGTACGCGGGACGACGCGGCGTGCTGCCGGTGTGGCCCGCGGTGCTCGTCGCCGGCGTCGCGTTCGCGGTGCCGCAGTTCCTCGTGTCGAACTTCCACGGCCCGTGGCTCGTCGACGTCGTCGCGGCGGTCTGCTCGATGGTCGCGACGATCGTCTTTCTCCGCTTCTGGCGTCCGGGGTTCGACGAGGGACGGCAGTGGCGCTCGCACGCGCCGCAGGAGGCCGCGCCGTCGCGCGGCGACGTCGTGCGCGCGCTGCTGCCGTGGGCCGTGCTCACCGTGCTCGTGTTCGCGTGGGGCACGCCGCAGGTGAAGGACGCGCTGAACGCGCTCTCCGCGCCGAAGCTCGCCGTCCCGGGGCTCGACAAGATGGTGCTGCGCGGGCCGCCGGTCGTCGCGGCGCCGAGCGCGGAGGCCGCCGTGTTCACGCTGAACTGGCTCTCGGCGACGGGCACCGCGATCCTCGTCGCGGGGATCGTGTCCGGCATCGCGCTCGGCTACTCGTTAGGCGAGATGGTGCGCGCGTACTGGCGGACGATCGTGCTCGTCCGCCACTCGCTGCTCACGATCGCGGCGATGCTCGCCCTGGGCTACACGTCGCGCTACGCGGGACTCGACGCGATCCTCGGCCTCGCGTTCGCGCGCACGGGCGTGCTCTACCCGTTCTTCGGCGCGATGCTCGGCTGGCTCGGCGTCGCGCTCACCGGCAGCGACACGTCGTCGAACGTGCTGTTCGGCAACCTGCAGACGATCACGGCGCGGCAGCTGAACGTGAGCCCCGTGCTCATGGCGGCGGCGAACAGCTCCGGCGGCGTGATGGGCAAGATGATCGACGCACAGAGCATCGTCGTCGCGAGCACGGCGACGCGGTGGTACGGGCACGAGGGGAAGATCCTGCGCTACGTGTTCTTCCACAGCATCGCGCTCGCCGCGCTCGTCGGCATCCTCGTCACGCTGCAGGCGTACGTGCCGCCGTTCACGGCGCTCGTGGTGCGGTGA
- a CDS encoding PadR family transcriptional regulator: MALLKGTLDVLVLKTLSWGPMHAFEITTWLEDRSGGRLAVEDAALMQALHRMEERGLLAADWGVTEKGRRARYYRLTSAGRVHLKAESALLTDYVDALTTILAMRTAEG; encoded by the coding sequence ATGGCACTGCTCAAAGGCACCCTCGACGTCCTCGTGCTGAAGACCCTCTCGTGGGGGCCGATGCACGCCTTCGAGATCACGACCTGGCTCGAGGACCGGTCCGGCGGCCGCCTCGCCGTCGAGGACGCGGCGCTCATGCAGGCGTTGCACCGCATGGAGGAGCGCGGGCTCCTCGCCGCCGACTGGGGCGTCACGGAGAAGGGGCGGCGCGCCCGCTACTACCGGCTCACGAGCGCGGGGCGCGTGCACCTCAAGGCGGAGTCGGCGCTGCTCACCGACTACGTCGACGCCCTCACCACGATTCTCGCGATGCGCACCGCCGAGGGCTGA
- a CDS encoding ABC transporter permease — translation MRSTESTERSSVPPGVRRLFRLPLGSAERVHADVDEELQSFLDARIEYLVERGMSPPEARTEALRRLGGASLDEVRERLHHSATRREERMRFGERVEKVRHDTRFALRQLAKAPGFALVAVLTLALGIGANSAIFSVVHSVLLRPLPFAEPERLLRLRERADARDTEGRVVTYGGFGAWRQRAHAFAALGAYTYGGATLTAGCATPTGACEPQPIRLQNATAGYWQAMYAPPVVGRYFGGAEDAPGAADVVVLSHALWTSVFGADRRVVGRAIMLSDRPYTVVGVAPASYGVAAGNTDAWVPLALTSAQLADHGDHELAVVGRVRDGASIEQALTELTEIQTQLAREHPGTGIDGGIVALSLRDALVGQARELLLILLGAVGLVLLIACGNVASLLLARGGVREKEIAVRAALGAARGRLVSQLLAESLVLAALGAAAGLGVAAAGVRFLKSSMPPNFVPRLQDAALDGPVLAFTVVVAVGCGVLFGLYPALRGARVDLQHALRQGGRDGGAVRYRLRAALVVGEVCVALVLLVGAGLLVRSAMALRAVPLGFDAANVLVAGVSLPEARYPSDETARETFARLERAVAAVPGVRAAGMVNRIPIAGGGWDCGVRAEGTEAEYDANVRVATPGLAPALGVAIARGRFFTAADGAGAPPVVVINRALARRLFGDADPIGRRVSNCIAPSRESRVWRTVVGVMNDVHANGLDQGPADEVYLPNAQLLLERSRTLVVRGAVPVASLAPAIKRAVATVDPQLPLVRLRTMEEVVSRSLAVPRFTTFLLLLLGGTGLTLAVVGIYGVIAYFVVQRTREIGVRLALGASATAVVRLVVRQGLALALAGVVLGLGAAWALARVLANQLFGVSAHDPITFVGVAALLTLVAVAASAVPAWRASKVDRLTALRGP, via the coding sequence GTGCGGTCGACGGAGTCGACGGAGCGGTCGTCCGTTCCGCCGGGCGTGCGCCGGCTGTTCCGCCTCCCGCTCGGGAGCGCGGAGCGCGTGCACGCCGACGTCGACGAGGAGCTCCAGAGCTTCCTCGACGCGCGCATCGAGTACCTCGTCGAGCGCGGCATGAGCCCGCCCGAGGCGCGCACGGAGGCGCTTCGCCGGCTCGGCGGCGCGTCGCTCGACGAGGTGCGCGAGCGCCTCCATCACTCGGCCACGCGACGGGAGGAACGCATGCGATTCGGCGAGCGAGTCGAGAAGGTGCGGCACGACACGCGCTTCGCGCTGCGGCAGCTCGCGAAGGCGCCGGGCTTCGCGCTCGTCGCCGTGCTCACCCTGGCGCTCGGCATCGGCGCGAACAGCGCGATCTTCAGCGTCGTGCACTCGGTGCTGCTGCGGCCACTCCCGTTCGCCGAGCCGGAGCGGCTGCTGCGGCTGCGCGAGCGCGCCGACGCGCGCGACACCGAGGGGCGCGTCGTGACCTACGGCGGCTTCGGCGCGTGGCGGCAGCGCGCGCACGCATTCGCCGCGTTGGGCGCCTACACCTACGGCGGCGCGACGCTCACCGCCGGGTGCGCGACGCCCACCGGCGCGTGCGAGCCGCAGCCGATCCGGCTCCAGAACGCGACGGCGGGCTACTGGCAGGCGATGTACGCGCCGCCCGTGGTCGGCCGCTACTTCGGCGGCGCGGAGGACGCTCCCGGCGCGGCCGACGTCGTCGTGCTGTCGCACGCGCTGTGGACCTCGGTGTTCGGCGCCGACCGACGCGTGGTGGGACGCGCGATCATGCTGAGCGATCGGCCGTACACGGTCGTCGGCGTCGCGCCGGCGTCGTACGGCGTGGCGGCGGGAAATACCGATGCGTGGGTGCCGCTCGCGCTCACGAGCGCGCAGCTCGCCGATCACGGCGATCACGAGCTCGCGGTGGTGGGCCGCGTGCGCGACGGCGCATCGATCGAGCAGGCGCTGACCGAGCTGACGGAGATCCAGACGCAGCTCGCGCGCGAGCACCCGGGGACGGGGATCGACGGCGGCATCGTGGCGCTGTCGCTGCGCGATGCGCTCGTGGGCCAGGCGCGCGAGCTGCTGCTCATCCTGCTGGGCGCCGTGGGGCTCGTGCTGCTCATCGCGTGCGGCAACGTGGCGAGCCTGCTGCTCGCGCGCGGCGGCGTGCGCGAGAAGGAAATCGCGGTGCGCGCGGCACTCGGTGCGGCGCGTGGGCGGCTCGTCTCGCAGCTGCTGGCCGAGAGCCTGGTGCTCGCGGCGTTAGGCGCCGCGGCGGGGCTCGGCGTCGCCGCGGCCGGCGTGCGCTTCCTCAAGAGCAGCATGCCGCCGAACTTCGTGCCGCGGCTCCAGGACGCCGCGCTCGACGGACCGGTGCTGGCGTTCACGGTGGTCGTCGCCGTCGGATGCGGCGTGCTGTTCGGCCTCTACCCGGCGCTCCGCGGTGCGCGCGTGGATCTGCAGCACGCGCTGCGACAGGGAGGACGCGACGGCGGCGCGGTGCGCTATCGCCTGCGCGCGGCGCTCGTGGTGGGCGAGGTGTGCGTCGCGCTCGTGCTGCTCGTCGGCGCGGGGCTGCTCGTGCGGAGCGCGATGGCATTGCGCGCGGTGCCGCTCGGCTTCGACGCGGCGAACGTGCTCGTCGCCGGCGTGTCGCTGCCGGAGGCCCGCTATCCGTCCGACGAGACGGCGCGCGAGACGTTCGCGCGGCTCGAGCGCGCGGTCGCCGCGGTGCCCGGCGTGCGCGCGGCGGGAATGGTGAACCGCATCCCGATCGCCGGCGGCGGCTGGGACTGCGGCGTGCGCGCGGAGGGCACGGAAGCGGAGTACGACGCGAACGTGCGCGTCGCGACGCCGGGCCTCGCGCCGGCGCTCGGCGTGGCGATCGCGCGCGGCCGCTTCTTCACGGCAGCCGACGGAGCGGGCGCGCCGCCGGTGGTGGTGATCAATCGCGCTCTCGCCCGGCGCCTGTTCGGCGACGCCGACCCGATCGGCCGCCGCGTGTCGAACTGCATCGCGCCGTCGCGCGAGTCACGCGTGTGGCGCACGGTGGTCGGCGTCATGAACGACGTGCACGCGAACGGCCTCGATCAGGGTCCCGCGGACGAGGTCTATCTGCCCAACGCGCAACTGCTGCTCGAGCGCTCGCGCACGCTCGTGGTGCGGGGCGCGGTGCCGGTCGCGTCGCTCGCGCCGGCGATCAAGCGCGCGGTGGCGACGGTGGATCCGCAGCTTCCACTCGTCCGCCTGCGCACGATGGAGGAGGTCGTGTCCCGGTCGCTCGCCGTGCCGCGGTTCACGACGTTTCTCCTCCTCCTGCTCGGCGGCACGGGGCTCACGCTCGCCGTCGTGGGGATCTACGGCGTGATCGCGTACTTCGTGGTGCAACGCACGCGCGAGATCGGCGTGCGGCTCGCACTCGGCGCGAGCGCGACGGCGGTCGTGCGGCTCGTCGTGCGGCAGGGCCTCGCGCTCGCGCTGGCCGGCGTGGTGCTGGGGCTCGGCGCGGCGTGGGCGCTCGCGCGGGTGCTCGCGAATCAGCTGTTCGGCGTGAGCGCGCACGACCCGATCACGTTCGTCGGCGTGGCGGCGCTGCTCACGCTCGTCGCGGTGGCGGCAAGCGCGGTGCCGGCGTGGCGCGCGTCGAAAGTGGACCGGCTGACGGCGCTGCGCGGGCCCTGA
- a CDS encoding serine hydrolase domain-containing protein: MPRALLLLALLLAVPACAEEGAPPNAEASAPRLARRERLDSAALAEVYARAATLPKLRSLLVEQRDTLVAERYFGGARRDRPANLKSASKSVVSALVGAALAEGALRDLRQTVGELLPADARGLDSAKRAITLEDLLSMRSGLESTSIGNYGAWVSSRDWIRYALARPMVAPPGHDGGPMIYSTGNTHLLAAILTRATGASLYRQYVRALARPLGIAPREWPTDPRGIYFGGNEMRMTPREMLRFGALYLHGGVAPPGTPAAGRQILPRAWVDSSWAPRTTSGFSGHQYGYGWWQRASGGHAVHFAWGYGGQFVFVVPDLALVVVATSDPDAPERDHGHLDAVHALLDDIVAAAGR, from the coding sequence ATGCCGCGCGCGCTCCTGCTGCTCGCTCTCCTGCTGGCCGTCCCCGCGTGCGCGGAGGAAGGCGCCCCGCCTAACGCGGAGGCCTCGGCACCACGGCTGGCGCGGCGCGAGAGGCTCGACAGTGCGGCGCTGGCCGAGGTCTACGCCCGCGCCGCGACGCTGCCGAAGCTGCGCAGCCTGCTCGTCGAGCAGCGCGACACGCTGGTCGCAGAGCGGTACTTCGGCGGCGCGCGGCGCGACCGGCCGGCGAACCTGAAGAGCGCGTCGAAGAGCGTCGTGTCGGCGCTCGTCGGTGCCGCGCTCGCCGAGGGGGCGCTGCGCGACCTGCGGCAGACCGTCGGCGAGCTGCTCCCCGCCGACGCGCGCGGGCTCGACTCGGCGAAGCGCGCGATCACGCTGGAGGATCTGCTGTCGATGCGCTCGGGGCTCGAGAGCACGAGCATCGGCAACTACGGCGCGTGGGTATCGAGCCGCGACTGGATCCGCTACGCGCTCGCGCGCCCGATGGTCGCCCCGCCGGGGCACGACGGCGGGCCGATGATCTACAGCACCGGCAACACGCACCTGCTCGCGGCGATCCTCACGCGCGCGACGGGCGCGAGCCTGTACCGCCAGTACGTCCGCGCGCTCGCCCGCCCGTTAGGCATCGCGCCGCGCGAGTGGCCGACGGACCCGCGCGGCATCTACTTCGGCGGGAACGAGATGCGCATGACGCCGCGCGAGATGCTGCGCTTCGGCGCGCTCTATCTCCACGGCGGCGTCGCCCCGCCGGGCACGCCGGCGGCGGGTCGCCAGATCCTGCCGCGGGCGTGGGTCGACAGCTCGTGGGCGCCACGCACGACGTCGGGCTTCAGCGGGCACCAGTACGGTTACGGCTGGTGGCAGCGCGCGTCGGGTGGTCACGCGGTGCACTTCGCGTGGGGCTATGGCGGCCAGTTCGTGTTCGTCGTCCCCGACCTCGCGCTCGTCGTCGTCGCCACGTCCGACCCCGACGCGCCGGAGCGGGATCACGGGCACCTCGACGCGGTGCATGCGCTGCTCGACGACATCGTGGCCGCGGCGGGGCGGTGA
- a CDS encoding DUF2911 domain-containing protein translates to MRLRLLCPALLAAAACAGAQPSIPRSQLGTVTQWIAGARLDVVYRRPVARGRELFGALVRWGDLWTPSADSAARLTVSAPIEVNGSRLAAGEYGVWMIPDSASWTWVFTTVAAAHHLRYPPGHDALRVRAAPARGDHYETLAFVLPMVDADSAVLQMRWGSTVVPLSIRVRR, encoded by the coding sequence ATGCGGCTCCGTCTCCTCTGTCCGGCCCTCCTCGCCGCCGCGGCATGCGCCGGCGCGCAGCCGTCGATCCCGCGCTCGCAGCTCGGCACGGTCACGCAGTGGATCGCCGGCGCGCGACTCGACGTCGTGTACCGCCGCCCGGTCGCCCGCGGGCGCGAGCTGTTCGGCGCCCTCGTGCGGTGGGGCGACCTGTGGACACCGAGCGCGGACAGCGCGGCGCGCCTCACGGTGAGCGCGCCGATCGAGGTGAACGGCTCGCGGCTCGCCGCCGGCGAGTACGGCGTGTGGATGATCCCCGACTCCGCGTCGTGGACGTGGGTGTTCACGACCGTCGCCGCCGCGCACCACCTGCGCTACCCGCCCGGCCACGATGCCCTCCGCGTGCGCGCCGCCCCGGCCCGTGGCGATCACTACGAGACGCTCGCCTTCGTCCTGCCGATGGTGGACGCCGACTCCGCGGTGCTGCAGATGCGCTGGGGGTCGACCGTGGTGCCGCTCTCGATACGGGTGAGACGCTGA